One Prionailurus bengalensis isolate Pbe53 chromosome B2 unlocalized genomic scaffold, Fcat_Pben_1.1_paternal_pri B2_random_Un_scaffold_46, whole genome shotgun sequence genomic window carries:
- the ZBTB12 gene encoding zinc finger and BTB domain-containing protein 12: protein MASGVEVLRFQLPGHEAATLRNMNQLRAEERFCDVTIVADSLKFRGHKVILAACSPFLRDQFLLNPSSELQVSLMHSARIVADLLLSCYTGALEFAVRDIVNYLTAASYLQMEHVVEKCRNALSQFIEPKIGLKEDGVSDASLVSSVSATKSLLPPARTPKPAPKPPPPPPLPPPLLRPVKLEFPLDEDLELKAEEEDEDEDEDVSDICIVKVESALEVAHRLKPPGGLGGGLSIGGSVGSHLGELAQSSVPPSTVAPPQGVVKACYSLSEDAEGEGLLLIPGGRASVGATSGLVEAAAVAMAARGAGGSLGAGSSRGPLPGGFSSGNPLKNIKCTKCPEVFQGVEKLVFHMRAQHFIFMCPRCGKQFNHSSNLNRHMNVHRGVKSHSCGICGKCFTQKSTLHDHLNLHSGARPYRCSYCDVRFAHKPAIRRHLKEQHGKTTAENVLEASVAEINVLIR, encoded by the coding sequence ATGGCCTCTGGGGTGGAAGTCCTGCGCTTCCAGCTGCCGGGCCACGAGGCCGCTACCCTGCGGAACATGAACCAGCTCCGCGCAGAGGAGCGGTTTTGCGACGTGACCATTGTGGCCGACAGCCTCAAGTTTCGTGGCCACAAGGTCATCCTGGCCGCCTGCTCGCCTTTCCTGCGGGACCAGTTCCTACTGAACCCCAGTTCTGAGCTGCAGGTCTCACTGATGCACAGTGCACGCATCGTGGCCGACCTGCTCCTGTCCTGCTACACGGGCGCTCTGGAATTCGCCGTCAGGGACATCGTCAACTACCTGACGGCTGCCTCTTACCTGCAGATGGAGCACGTGGTGGAGAAATGCAGGAACGCCCTCAGCCAGTTCATTGAGCCCAAAATAGGCCTCAAAGAGGATGGGGTCAGCGATGCCAGCCTTGTGAGCAGTGTCAGTGCCACCAAatccctgctccctcctgctaGGACCCCAAAGCCAGcccccaagcccccacccccaccccctttgccCCCTCCACTCCTACGGCCTGTGAAACTGGAGTTCCCTCTGGATGAGGATCTGGAGCTGAAGGCCGAGGAAGAAGatgaggacgaggacgaggacgtGTCTGACATCTGCATCGTCAAAGTGGAGTCGGCCCTGGAGGTGGCACACCGGCTCAAACCTCCCGGAGGTTTGGGAGGAGGCCTGAGCATCGGAGGCTCGGTGGGCAGCCACCTTGGGGAGCTGGCCCAGAGCAGCGTGCCCCCCAGCACTGTGGCCCCGCCACAGGGTGTAGTGAAAGCCTGCTATAGCCTGTCCGAGGACGCAGAAGGGGAGGGTTTGCTGTTGATCCCTGGAGGCAGAGCCAGCGTGGGGGCCACCTCGGGCCTGGTGGAGGCAGCAGCGGTGGCCATGGctgcccggggggcggggggcagcctgggggcagggagcagccGGGGACCCCTGCCCGGGGGCTTTTCCAGTGGAAACCCCCTAAAGAACATCAAGTGCACCAAGTGCCCGGAAGTGTTCCAGGGCGTGGAGAAGCTGGTCTTCCACATGCGGGCGCAGCACTTCATCTTCATGTGCCCACGCTGCGGCAAGCAGTTCAACCACAGCAGCAACCTCAACCGCCACATGAACGTGCACCGCGGCGTCAAGTCGCACTCGTGTGGCATCTGCGGCAAGTGCTTCACACAGAAGTCCACGCTGCACGACCACCTCAACCTACACTCTGGAGCGAGGCCCTATCGCTGCTCCTACTGCGACGTGCGCTTCGCTCACAAGCCTGCCATTAGGCGGCACCTCAAGGAGCAGCATGGCAAGACAACGGCAGAGAACGTGTTGGAGGCCAGTGTGGCAGAGATCAACGTCCTCATCCGCTAG